DNA from Methanomassiliicoccales archaeon:
TACAGGCCGCAGGCCAGTGTGGCGATGCCAGCCACCATGATGGTTGCCACCATGGCCGGTCCGAACGGGATACCCGCGGCGGACAGGATGACCGGATTGACGATTATTATGTAGGCCATGGTCATGAAGATCGTGGCACCTGCGATTATCTCCCTGCGATCGTCCAGTTTGAGCGCCGTCTCACCCGCCACCGAATGTTATCGGCAATTATTTCTCATTAACCCATCCGTCCTTTGACGGACGTGGGTGGTCAAGGCCGATCGGCCGGGTCCTCAAGGTCCCCGAAAGGCGGGAGGACGAACTGGGCCATGACCCTCTCTCGGGGGAAGCAGAGGCTACGAAAAAGGATAATAATAGAATACGCCAATAGTTAAACGATCACAATGGACAATTGCAGAGCGAAGGCCCAGAAGGCCGTGGATGAGCTGGGACAGCAAATGGGCGGATACGTTCCGGAGACATTGAAGCACATCAACAAACACTATCCTTCCTTGGCGGTCATCATCAAGGACATGGACAAGGTCATCAACGAGGACGGCGCCCTGGACCGCAAGACCAAGCGCCTTATCGCCCTGGCCTGCGTCGCCGTGAGAATGTGTGACGGCTGTGTCTATCCTCAGGCCAAGGTGGCCAAGAACAACGGGGCTACGCGCGAGGAGATCATGGAGGCTCTGAACATCGCTGTGCTGACCGGTGGCGTTCCTACCTGGTCCAACGCAAAGGGCGGAATTACCAAGCTGTTCGACGAGTGGGATGCCGAGGACGCAGAGAAGAAGTTGTTTAGCAAGCCTAAGGCCAAGTCTAAAACGACCAAGAAGACCGCGACAAAGAAGTGAGCCAGTCACTTCTTGAAATTCCCTTTTTCTTCATTTATTATATTGTTTTTTATATTCTTATATTGGCAAAGTTCTTATAATATAGCTTCATCACTTCAACTCGGAGAAATCACATTGGCTTATAGACCAAATAGAAATCGAAGCAGGAAGGGGAAACCGACCAATTACCGGGACAGGGACGCTCCCTCTACCAGGGTGGGCATGTTGAACATGCGCCGCGTAGGGGAGTTCAGGTACGATGTCCGGGAATTGTTCATCGACAATAAGATGGACCCTGACCTAGCTACGACCTTTTTGGCCAGTATCATCGCTAAAGCCTCCCGCCTTAGCATCAAGGAGTG
Protein-coding regions in this window:
- a CDS encoding carboxymuconolactone decarboxylase family protein, translating into MDNCRAKAQKAVDELGQQMGGYVPETLKHINKHYPSLAVIIKDMDKVINEDGALDRKTKRLIALACVAVRMCDGCVYPQAKVAKNNGATREEIMEALNIAVLTGGVPTWSNAKGGITKLFDEWDAEDAEKKLFSKPKAKSKTTKKTATKK